A single window of Oreochromis aureus strain Israel breed Guangdong linkage group 7, ZZ_aureus, whole genome shotgun sequence DNA harbors:
- the si:ch211-272n13.3 gene encoding ankyrin repeat domain-containing protein 26 isoform X1 encodes MKKIFSFTKKKKHPSDTPDSASRLSVGYELKDKDLGKVHKAALAGDLAKLKQLAKKNDVNQLDKENRTALHIACASGHVEVVHFLVESKAKLNLCDNQNRSALMKAVQGQHDNCVSILLENHADPNLMDINGNTALHLAANIPSVPTAVLLLQHGAQINSQNKEGFTPLMVAVRENHVEMAQFLLKETADVNSVDQDQRSPLMIAAGNGEVCMVKLLLQFDADTTLKDTKGCSADNYAGINGHHSCSHLIIEHDTQRTDRASLSHQDLSKKKKKMLSTPSQDLEAGFSLGGPATDRDEHGADEAGRDFEDNSQSESLSRVSKRAADDWPSSDDDDESVLIEKKPLKVDLSKMIASKRGEVASALADTSLSGSDSEPESENRVQRIPSLPKAFSSSKSLQDPVDPTPITFLTSASQMTSTPLPHYRKKEDSTEDEDEEEDDNDKEGEQDEEEEGDESAENDQLEESGESCDANSPAPEAEVSKEKKRDFLSELGLEGGEDDQSSWSSESHSENLNIDEQKRGLNSQNEGEKEESKKNLLYVPSFVRGDRGNKMAVLEPRRSVGRPRVSQGGVASSSNDDLEGELADQYNKVQKETERVKWEPLNVLSKLEGDVSRKTDVMEELGLGDVDDLEDASDWDSASTASMGALSGHRVASPVVKKIPECSSSSDKDQEKDDVTTATLTHQKSISPDKTLPITHSQSVPQPQPRTRKTVPQKLESEEESDWETENITSCKTAQNDNPLQNMAEPQATVKPRSADPSLMEKDSEIITEFEEQQQKEKDDAVDRSELDLNKSDNGKKDNEFRDLCSPGESGGVPWEKRYEKLWVEVEKREVKSTFKSVAGELKEKFGELFKSRHDITEEQVTAGSASAEEDSSDEEDGEVIERPTARAKSTALLTIPEQRESGPEDSAAESNANSLCEDRMQEQPACDGTVTSRADLSQTEENTASSEDDPNEFAICQPPFRSSAPVPGVSDEELEEDMESFKLEVGMLKVVFLDMEKEKAQLQKEIGKGRTEIEVEVQKSSTSQVTSGIALEETGMGKPETSLGCLSNQAEALDQEQQPEAAMSTNRAPVQLHLPVQQTCISNKQEKQAVVETLQSELVRGAQGSRAPQTNTHINGGPLCVFDDGTLSEVSDDEGSLAASGPKKDKDREEVGMAEDFDELTQSSDTATDDADSPATGYSHASLLIKKLDSATLDSTCVVKLQNIFHEYERSIKKAKDRHRYLTDKVALLETERRDLKSSLEDIKDAKSAMERVQLELQTEVTNLKFQLKQERENHRHTTMKYSTAADKMRRMDEEHQKEIQEMQKVHMNLELEIKRLVNNMKQLEQAHNETQRLLAQERSARTLQENLLSSHLRKHQETEEENKRNMIKSSEVLSQLTEASDRERELLQQTASLQEQLTILRTDSERLQTQSSLNESHLIEAREILKEELEEVRRESQLNNETMAQVVFNYKNQVTTLKSELAITTTRLENERQIRDKLEEEVELTRTRLAGAVKDAEHCLASKSETEKALLREKEEHQRLKDRLAGEAASQREEVSTLSQKLAKAESHANSMENEVHRTTMQLTEKGVLLEVLQREKDQAVAHVKELEKALQTHREEVSCNKACQEATKERLVQAQSEAMLLRQQLEEAQNKGAAKERAVTDAQERFSDILSKLRSDCEERVQLLEDRNKELASKAVDLRDQVYKLEEDKNERETSLRQLQQELADSLKKLSMSEASLEVNTRYRNDLEEEKTRLLKDLDRLKGKLEESEDEYVQSERRINSLKSTLEEREKELSTAAQKLQEALSTSAASDTTIKQLEDAVQRLEIENARLEAAAKQQSNKIDALQKGAQEAAALSGCSPGGGVRSHLEDMVTNLQSSKMTLEDQLNREVQKQSLLSHTAQDSRALWEEELKGRSKLGVRLAELEKEKGELNSQMEIEKKKAKKIAEQKKAVDTRLDQEIKRNTELQKEMYRLRALLKTAKKKMRDQDAGGAEFGSPMSSMRMDLGRHTEGHFGRMKDRVDDLQVQLEKEASLRRQLEKVNEELKDQVTSLKSMSHSNDLLERSKRQLEEEVLDLRRRMETAQVEQSHVEQYRRDAEERARQEIQQKLEQVNLFLQSQAASQEALDQIKAANEASLRSQLEQRIRELEGELGRARTSQQESVNQRESTRTELERYRQLYTEELHLRKSLAAKLERANSRLAEANSKLLNERSRSLITNGSLGAPSLDFSSLASPANFGASLGPLNRNLGLGLSLLNPVTEGQNSRVEDYLAKMQSELDRSITRELNNATADLDVASARMSPVGSARKELDPVSRATQQYLEVLKKNSMI; translated from the exons ATGAAGAAGATATTCAGCTTCactaagaagaaaaaacacccgTCCGACACTCCAGACAGTGCAAGCAGGCTTTCTGTTGGCTATGAACTGAAAGACAAGGACCTCGGGAAGGTTCACAAGGCTGCCTTAGCGGGTGATTTGGCAAAGCTGAAGCAGTTGGCTAAGAAGAATGATGTCAATCAACTTGACAAGGAGAACAG AACTGCACTGCATATTGCCTGTGCTAGTGGTCATGTCGAGGTGGTACACTTCCTCGTTGAGAGCAAAGCCAAGCTTAACCTATGTGACAATCAAAATAGATCCGCCTTAATGAAG GCAGTGCAGGGCCAGCATGACAACTGTGTGAGCATACTGCTGGAAAATCATGCTGACCCTAATCTGATGGACATCAATGGCAATACGGCACTACATTTAGCGGCAAACATCCcatctgtccccactgctgtcctGCTGCTGCAACATGGGGCTCAAATCAATTCCCAGAACAAG GAGGGTTTCACGCCTTTGATGGTAGCAGTGCGAGAGAACCATGTTGAGATGGCTCAGTTTCTCCTCAAGGAGACTGCTGATGTGAATTCTGTGGATCAAGATCAAAG GTCCCCATTAATGATAGCTGCTGGAAATGGAGAAGTCTGTATGGTAAAGCTGCTCCTGCAGTTTGATGCAGATACCACACTAAAGGATACCAAAGGATGTTCAGCTGATAACTATGCAGGAATAAATGGGCATCACTC ttgTTCCCACCTGATCATAGAGCATGATACCCAGCGTACAGACAGGGCCTCCCTATCACATCAAGATCtgagcaagaagaagaaaaaaatgctgaGCACTCCTTCCCAAGATCTTGAAGCAGGCTTCTCTTTGGGAGGACCAGCCACTGACAGAGATG AGCATGGAGCAGATGAAGCAGGGAGAG ATTTTGAAGACAATTCTCAGTCAGAGTCACTAAGTCG CGTTTCAAAAAGGGCTGCAGATGATTGGCCAtcatcagatgatgatgatgaatctGTTTTAATTGAAAAG AAACCTCTGAAAGTTGACCTCAGCAAAATGATTGCATCTAAAAGGGGAGAAG TAGCTTCGGCACTAGCTGACACATCGTTGAGTGGCTCAGACTCTGAGCCAGAAAGTGAAAATAGAGTTCAGAGAATCCCATCCCTCCCAAAGGCTTTCTCATCCAGCAAAAGTCTTCAGGATCCAGTAGATCCCACTCCCATTACCTTCCTTACCAGTGCATCCCAGATGACTTCCACTCCGCTTCCACACTACAGAAAG AAGGAAGATTCCACtgaggatgaagatgaggaagaggatgatAATGACAAAGAGGGGGAAcaagatgaggaggaagaaggagATGAATCAGCTGAGAATGATCAGCTTGAAGAAAGTGGAGAGTCTTGTGACGCCAATTCGCCTGCTCCCGAGGCCGAAGTTTCtaaggagaagaagaggg atttccTGTCTGAGCTGGGTCTAGAGGGGGGTGAGGATGACCAGAGTTCATGGAGCTCTGAG TCCCACTCGGAAAACCTGAATATCGACGAGCAGAAACGAGGATTAAATAGTCAGaatgaaggagagaaagaagagagtaAAAAGA ACTTGTTATATGTTCCCTCATTTGTAAGAGGGGATAGAGGCAATAAGATGGCAGTGCTAGAGCCTCGGAGGAGTGTAGGCAGGCCAAGAGTCAGCCAGGGAGGGG TTGCCAGCAGCAGTAATGATGATCTTGAAGGTGAACTTGCTGATCAATACAATAAAGTACAGAAAGAG ACCGAGAGGGTAAAATGGGAACCACTTAATGTTTTGAGCAAGCTTGAAGGCGATGTCAGCCGAAAGACAG ATGTAATGGAAGAGCTTGGTCTGGGTGATGTTGATGATCTGGAAG ATGCATCGGACTGGGACTCAGCCAGTACTGCCAGTATGGGAGCCCTGTCTGGTCACAGGGTGGCGTCCCCTGTAGTTAAGAAAATACCAGAGTGCTCCAGTTCATCTGATAAGGACCAGGAAAAAGATGATGTTACcacagcaacactgacgcaTCAGAAGAGCATCAGCCCAGACAAGACACTGCCCATCACACACTCTCAATCTGTTCCCCAGCCCCAACCTCGTACACGGAAGACGGTCCCTCAGAAACTAGAGAGTGAAGAAG AATCTGATTGGGAAACCGAAAACATAACATCTTGCAAAACAGCTCAAAATGACAATCCGCTACAAAATATGGCTGAGCCTCAAGCAACAGTTAAACCAA GGTCCGCTGACCCCTCACTGATGGAGAAAGACAGTGAAATCATCACAGAATTTGAAGAGCAGCAACAAAAG GAGAAAGATGATGCAGTAGATAGAAGTGAGTTAGATCTAAATAAATCTGACAATGGAAAAAAGGATAACGAGTTTAGAGATCTTTGCAGTCCTGGAGAAAGCGGTGGCGTGCCATGGGAAAAACGTTATGAGAAGCTCTGGGTAGAGGTggagaaaagagaggtaaaGTCCACCTTCAAGAGTGTCGCTggtgaattaaaagaaaaatttggAGAACTGTTTAAATCAAGACATGACATCACAGAAGAACAGGTCACAGCTGGATCCGCCTCTGCAGAAGAAGATTCAAGTGATGAAGAAGATGGGGAAGTCATTGAGCGTCCTACTGCGAGAGCAAAAAGCACTGCCCTTCTCACCATACCTGAGCAGAGAGAGTCTGGACCAGAGGACTCTGCAGCTGAATCGAATGCAAACTCCTTATGCGAGGACAGGATGCAGGAGCAACCAGCTTGTGATGGCACCGTCACAAGCCGTGCTGATCTAAGTCAAACCGAGGAGAATACTGCAAGTTCAGAAGACGATCCCAACGAGTTTGCTATATGTCAGCCTCCCTTCAGAAGTTCAGCACCTGTTCCCGGTGTTTCTGATGAAGAGTTGGAAGAGGACATGGAAAGTTTTAAACTTGAGGTAGGGATGCTGAAGGTTGTCTTCCTCGATATGGAGAAAGAAAAAGCCCAACTTCAGAAAGAG ATTGGAAAAGGGAGAACAGAAATCGAGGTTGAGGTACAAAAATCAAGTACTTCCCAGGTTACTAGTGGAATAGCATTGGAGGAAACTGGTATGGGGAAACCTGAGACCAGCTTAGGATGCCTGTCAAATCAAGCTGAAGCACTTGACCAGGAGCAGCAGCCCGAGGCCGCCATGAG CACCAACAGGGCTCCAGTGCAATTGCATCTCCCAGTCCAGCAAACCTGCATTAGCAACAAACAAGAGAAGCAAGCTGTAGTGGAGACTTTACAGTCAGAGTTGGTCCGAGGGGCCCAGGGCAGCAGAGCCCCTCAGACCAACACACATATTAATGGAGgtcctctctgtgtgtttgacgATGGCACTTTAAGTGAAGTGTCGGATGATGAAGGAAG TTTGGCAGCAAGTGGACCAAAGAAGGATAAG GACCGTGAGGAGGTGGGAATGGCAGAAGATTTTGATGAACTCACTCAGTCCTCAGACACAGCCACAGATGATGCTGATTCACCTGCTACAGGCTACAGTCACGCCTCCCTCCTCATTAAGAAACTGGACTCAGCAACTTTGG ACTCAACATGTGTAGTGAAGCTGCAGAACATTTTCCATGAATATGAGCGCTCCATCAAGAAGGCAAAGGATCGGCATAGGTACTTGACTGATAAAGTGGCCCTGCTGGAAACAGAGAGGCGAGACTTGAAGAGCTCATTGGAGGACATTAAAGATGCCAAGTCTGCCATGGAGCGGGTCCAGTTGGAATTACAGACTGAAGTTACAAATCTCAA ATTTCAGCTGAAACAAGAACGGGAGAATCACCGCCACACCACCATGAAGTACAGTACCGCTGCCGATAAGATGAGGAGGATGGATGAGGAACATCAGAAAGAAATTCAGGAAATGCAGAAGGTGCACATGAACCTCGAGCTAGAGATTAAAAGACTTGTTAACAACATGAAACAG CTTGAACAGGCCCACAATGAGACGCAGAGACTGCTGGCTCAGGAGCGCAGTGCACGCACCCTTCAGGAGAATCTTCTGAGCAGCCATCTGAGGAAGCACCAAGAGAcagaagaggaaaacaaaagaaacatgaTCAAAAGCAGTGAA GTTTTATCTCAGCTCACAGAAGCCAGTGACAGGGAGCGAGAGCTACTGCAGCAGACCGCTTCCTTACAGGAGCAGCTCACCATCCTGAGGACAGACTCTGAGCGTTTGCAGACTCAAAGCAGTCTGAACGAGAGCCACCTTATAGAGGCGAGGGAGATACTGAAAGAAGAGCTCGAAGAGGTACGGCGGGAATCCCAGCTTAACAATGAAACCATGGCCCAAGTTGTGTTCAACTACAAAAACCAGGTTACGACCCTTAAATCTGAACTGGCAATAACAACGACCCGTCTGGAAAACGAACGTCAGATTCGCGATAAACTGGAGGAGGAGGTTGAATTGACTCGCACTCGTCTGGCTGGGGCTGTAAAGGATGCCGAGCATTGTCTCGCATCTAAGTCAGAAACCGAGAAGGCTCTGCTCCGGGAGAAAGAGGAACATCAGCGTCTCAAAGACAGACTCGCAG GTGAAGCAGCCAGTCAGCGTGAGGAAGTCAGCACCCTGTCCCAGAAGCTGGCCAAGGCAGAGTCCCACGCAAACAGCATGGAAAATGAAGTTCACCGTACCACCATGCAGCTGACGGAGAAGGGCGTCCTGCTGGAAGTGCTACAGCGCGAAAAGGACCAGGCAGTCGCTCATGTCAAGGAGCTAGAAAAGGCTCTGCAGACtcacagggaggaggtcagctgTAACAAAGCATGTCAAGAGGCCACAAAAGAGCGGCTAGTTCAAGCACAGAGCGAGGCCATGTTACTAAGGCAACAGCTGGAAGAGGCCCAAAACAAAGGCGCTGCAAAGGAGCGTGCTGTGACAGATGCCCAAGAGCGCTTCAGTGACATTTTGTCCAAGCTGCGCTCTGACTGTGAAGAGAGGGTACAGTTACTGGAGGACAGAAATAAGGAGCTCGCCAGTAAGGCGGTGGATCTCCGCGACCAGGTCTACAAGTTGGAGGAAGACAAGAATGAAAGAGAG ACTAGTCTGAGGCAGCTGCAGCAGGAACTCGCCGACTCACTCAAAAAGTTGTCAATGAGCGAAGCCTCTCTGGAGGTCAACACGCGCTATCGCAATGACCTGGAGGAAGAGAAGACTCGGCTCCTCAAAGACCTGGACAGACTCAAAGGAAAG CTGGAGGAAAGTGAGGATGAGTATGTGCAGTCAGAGAGACGTATTAACAGCCTGAAGAGCACTTTGGAAGAAAGGGAAAAGGAACTCTCCACTGCTGCTCAGAAACTCCAGGAGGCGCTGTCTACCTCAGCTGCTTCTGACACCACGATCAAACAGCTGGAGGATGCTGTGCAGAG GCTGGAGATTGAGAATGCCAGACTAGAAGCTGCTGCGAAGCAACAGTCCAACAAAATTGATGCACTGCAGAAAGGAGCTCAGGAAGCTGCCGCG CTATCTGGCTGCTCACCTGGAGGAGGG GTTCGAAGTCACTTGGAGGACATGGTTACGAACCTCCAAAGCAGTAAGATGACCTTGGAAGACCAACTGAATAGAGAG gtcCAGAAGCAGAGCTTGCTCTCTCACACGGCCCAGGACTCTCGGGCCTTGTGGGAGGAGGAGCTAAAAGGCCGCTCTAAGTTGGGAGTACGATTGGCAGAActtgaaaaggaaaaaggagaaCTGAACAGCCAG aTGGAGATCGAAAAGAAGAAAGCCAAGAAAATAGCAGAGCAGAAGAAAGCTGTTGATACTCGTCTGGATCAGGAGataaagagaaacacagagctTCAAAAAGAAATGTACAG GCTGCGAGCCTTATTGAAgactgcaaaaaagaaaatgcgAGATCAAGACGCTGGTGGTGCTGAGTTTGGCTCTCCTATGAGCAGCATGCGGATGGATCTGGGCAGACACACTGAGGGGCACTTTGGGCGAATGAAAGACAGG GTGGACGATTTGCAGGTGCAGTTGGAGAAGGAAGCATCTCTTCGCAGACAGCTAGAGAAGGTGAATGAGGAGCTCAAGGATCAGGTGACTTCCTTGAAGAGCATGAGCCACAGTAATGATTTGCTTGAGAGGAGTAAGAGGCAGTTGGAGGAAGAGGTACTGGACCTAAGACGCCGAATGGAGACTGCTCAGGTTGAGCAGAGCCACGTGGAGCAGTACCGGCGCGATGCAGAGGAAAGAGCTCGGCAGGAAATACAACAGAAGCTGGAGCAGGTTAACCTGTTCCTCCAG